A region of Arvicanthis niloticus isolate mArvNil1 chromosome 18, mArvNil1.pat.X, whole genome shotgun sequence DNA encodes the following proteins:
- the Got2 gene encoding aspartate aminotransferase, mitochondrial: MALLHSSRVLSGMAAAFHPGLAAAASARASSWWTHVEMGPPDPILGVTEAFKRDTNSKKMNLGVGAYRDDNGKPYVLPSVRKAEAQIAAKNLDKEYLPIGGLAEFCKASAELALGENNEVLKSGRFVTVQTISGTGALRVGASFLQRFFKFSRDVFLPKPSWGNHTPIFRDAGMQLQGYRYYDPKTCGFDFSGAIEDISKMPEQSVLLLHACAHNPTGVDPRPEQWKEMASVVKKKNLFAFFDMAYQGFASGDGDKDAWAVRHFIEQGINVCLCQSYAKNMGLYGERVGAFTVVCKDAEEAKRVESQLKILIRPLYSNPPLNGARIAATILTSPDLRKQWLQEVKGMADRIISMRTQLVSNLKKEGSSHNWQHITDQIGMFCFTGLKPEQVERLTKEFSVYMTKDGRISMAGVTSGNVGYLAHAIHQVTK, encoded by the exons ATGGCCCTCCTGCACTCCAGCCGAGTCCTCTCCGGGATGGCTGCTGCCTTTCACCCAGGCCTTGCAGCTGCAGCCTCTGCCAGAGCCAG CTCCTGGTGGACCCATGTCGAAATGGGACCTCCAGATCCCATCCTGGGAGTTACCGAAGCCTTCAAGAGAGATACCAACAGCAAGAAGATGAACCTGGGAGTTGGTGCCTACCGGGATGATAACGGAAAGCCTTACGTGCTCCCCAGTGTCCGGAAG GCAGAGGCCCAGATTGCTGCAAAAAATTTGGACAAAGAGTACCTGCCCATTGGGGGACTGGCTGAATTTTGTAAGGCGTctgcagagctggccctgggtgAGAACAACGAGGTGTTGAAGAGCGGCCGG TTTGTCACTGTGCAGACCATTTCCGGGACTGGAGCCTTAAGGGTTGGAGCCAGTTTTCTG CAAAGATTTTTTAAGTTCAGCCGAGATGTCTTTCTGCCCAAACCATCCTGGGGAAATCACACGCCCATCTTCAGGGATGCCGGCATGCAGCTCCAAGGTTATCGATACTATGACCCCAAGACTTGCGGCTTTGATTTCTCCGGAGCCATAGAAGACATCTCA aaaatgCCAGAACAGAGTGTTCTCCTCCTGCATGCCTGCGCTCACAACCCCACGGGTGTGGACCCGCGTCCAGAGCAGTGGAAGGAAATGGCATCCGTGgtgaag AAAAAGAATCTCTTCGCATTCTTTGACATGGCCTACCAAGGCTTTGCCAGCGGTGATGGTGATAAGGATGCCTGGGCCGTGCGGCACTTCATTGAGCAGGGCATCAATGTCTGCCTCTGCCAATCGTATGCCAAGAACATGGGCCTGTACG GTGAGCGTGTGGGAGCCTTCACGGTGGTCTGCAAAGATGCAGAAGAAGCCAAAAGGGTGGAGTCACAACTGAAGATCCTGATCCGTCCCTTGTATTCCAACCCACCTCTCAATGGGGCCCGGATTGCCGCCACCATCCTGACTTCTCCAGACTTGCGGAAGCAATG GTTGCAAGAGGTGAAAGGCATGGCTGACCGAATCATCAGCATGAGGACCCAGCTGGTCTCCAACCTGAAGAAAGAGGGCTCATCCCACAACTGGCAGCACATCACCGACCAGATCGGCATGTTCTGTTTCACCGGCCTGAAGCCTGAGCAG